A stretch of the Mustela nigripes isolate SB6536 chromosome X, MUSNIG.SB6536, whole genome shotgun sequence genome encodes the following:
- the LOC132007424 gene encoding melanoma-associated antigen B18-like, protein MPRGQKSKLRAREKRRQARCETQALKEAQATAAAAGESPSACALSGGRPAAAAPRRPQGAASFTGADAALSGTDSDEGARSQDEGSPRSSKGSEVSHRDPLNKKVVLLVQFLLQKYQKREPISKADMLKFAVKKYRHQFNEILKRASEHMELAFGLDLKEVDPIRHCYTLVNKLDLTDGSMHEDENMPKTGLLMIVLGVIFMKGNCAPEEEVWEVLNMMGVYAERKHFIYGEPKKVITQDLVQLQYLQYRQVANSDPPRFEFLWGQRAYAETSKMRVLEFLAKIHDTVPSAFPSWYEEALRDEEERARARAAARARTAAMASARARALASSFSHPK, encoded by the coding sequence ATGCCTAGAGGTCAGAAGAGTAAGCTCCGTGCCCGTGAGAAACGCCGCCAGGCCCGCTGTGAGACCCAGGCTCTGAAGGAGGCTCAGGCTaccgcagcagcagcaggagagtccccctctgcctgtgctctctctggggGTAGACCTGCTGCTGCAGCTCCTAGGCGTCCTCAGGGAGCCGCATCTTTCACTGGGGCCGATGCAGCTCTTTCAGGCACCGATTCAGATGAAGGTGCCAGAAGCCAAGATGAGGGAAGCCCCAGATCATCGAAGGGCTCCGAGGTCTCACACAGAGACCCACTAAACAAGAAGGTAGTTTTGCTGGTGCAGTTCCTGCTGCAGAAGTATCAAAAGAGAGAGCCCATTTCAAAGGCAGATATGCTGAAGTTTGCCGTCAAGAAGTACAGGCATCAGTTCAATGAGATCCTCAAGAGAGCCTCCGAGCACATGGAGCTGGCCTTCGGGCTTGATCTGAAGGAAGTGGATCCCATCCGCCACTGCTACACCCTGGTCAACAAGCTAGACCTCACCGATGGCTCCATGCACGAGGACGAGAACATGCCCAAGACCGGCCTCCTGATGATTGTGCTGGGTGTGATCTTCATGAAAGGCAACTGCGCCCCTGAGGAGGAAGTCTGGGAAGTGCTGAATATGATGGGAGTCTACGCTGAAAGGAAGCACTTCATCTACGGGGAGCCCAAGAAGGTCATCACCCAAGATCTGGTGCAGCTGCAGTACCTGCAGTACCGCCAGGTGGCCAACAGTGATCCTCCACGCTTCGAGTTCCTGTGGGGCCAGCGAGCTTACGCCGAGACCAGCAAGATGAGAGTCCTGGAGTTTCTGGCCAAGATCCATGATACCGTGCCCAGTGCCTTCCCGTCGTGGTATGAAGAGGCTTTGAGAGATGAGGAAGAgcgagcccgagcccgagccgcTGCCAGGGCTCGCACCGCTGCCATGGCCAGCGCACGTGCCAGGGCCTTGGCCAGCAGCTTCTCCCACCCTAAGTGA